GCATCTACTCTTACAGATATATTTGCTTTCTGTATTTTATTAAGATCAGATTTAATTGAAATAAATTCAGAAACATCTGGGTGATTTACATCAATAGATATCATCAATGCTCCTCTTCTCCCTTTCTGCCCTATTATATCTGTAGTTAGGTTGTATAATTCCATAAAAGATATTGAACCTGTAGTATGTTTAGCTGAGTTATTTACTTCTGAACCTCTTGGTCTTAGCTTAGAAATATCTACTCCACAACCACCACCATATGAATAAGTTCTTGCTAATTTTTTAGCAGTATCAAATATAGATTCCAAATTATCTTCAGGAGGTGCTATGACATAACAATTTGAATAAGTTATTTTTCTTCCTAACTTATATAACCCTCTATTTGAAAGAATTCTTCCTGCAAAGATGAATTCTTTATTAGCTATCATTTCTTTTAATTCCTGTTCTCCACCAGAAACTCTTTCCAGCCATTCACTAAATGTTTCTCCATCATATTTATACTTTTTTTCCCAGATATCAATTCCTAATTTATTATCTTTTCCTAGCCAACTTGTAATATCCATAGCTACCTCCCATTTTTTACTACTAAAATTATTATAGCACAACTCATACAAAATATAGTGTTTATTTTTTAAAACAAATCTATATATAGTATGAATTTGATTTTTTATAATTTCAAATTGCCTCAATTATATGTACTTTTTCATTCTTTTTTTCCTTTTATTATTTTATTTACAATTTATTTTTTCTAATATTTCATGTATAATAATACATATTTTTAATAATAGTTTTTTAAGATTCCACTCTTTATTGACTTTAAGTCAATAAAAGGTGTATATTATATGTATTATGAATTTTTGGAGGATTTTTTATGAATACAATTGCCTATAGTGAACTTTTAAAATTGGATAATTACACCTTAGTTGATGTGAGAACTCCAAAGGAATTTGAAAGTGAACCTATTCCCAATGCTATCAATATTCCAGTTTTATTAAATGATGAAAGAGCTATAGTTGGAACAGCATATGTACAACAGTCAAAAGAAATAGCCAAAGAACTGGGAATAAATTTTATTTCTAAAAGACTTCCTGAAATTTTTAAACAGGTACAGGGACTTTCTTCTAAAAATAAAAAAATAGTATTTTTCTGTGCAAGAGGTGGAATGAGAAGTGGAACTATGTGTTCTCTTTTTCAAGCTCTGGGATATAAATGTATGAAGCTTGAAGGTGGTTATAAAGCCTACAGAGAATTTGTCTATAAATCAATCCCTGTTCTCAATGAAAAATTTAAATATGTAATCATTCATGGAAGAACAGGTATAGGAAAAACTAAAATACTTGCTAAGCTTCATGAAATGGGATATCCTGTGCTAAATCTTGAAAAAATTGCAGATCACAAGGGCTCTCATTTTGGTGCTATTGGTGAGAAAAGAAAGCAAAGTCAAAAAAGATTTGAAACAAAACTTTATGAATTTCTTGTTTCAAATGATAAAGGTTATATTCTTGCTGAAAGTGAAAGTAAAAGAATAGGAAATATCTATATTCCTGATTCTGTTTATAATTCTCTTGTTTCTGGATATCATCTAATAGCTGAAACTACTCCTGAACATAGAATAGAAATTCTTATGGAAGATTATGCTGATGCTCCTGAAGAAGCTTTGAGAGAATGTATAATGAGAATCAGTCGTTATACTTCTAAAAAAAATATTGAAAGCTATTTAGAACTTCTTGAAAATAAAAAACTGCCTGAATTAGCTGCTGAATTGATAAAAGAATATTATGATCCTCTCTATCAAAAAAGTATAGATAAATATCAATTTAATCATAAAATACAGTATTCAACTACTGATGAGGGAGTAGAAAAAGTTATTGAATTTTTAAGGGAAAAAGAATTTATATAAAATAAAAAATGAAGCTGATTAAAGAATTGGATAAGTTTCAGAAATTTGGAAATTAGAAAGATTTATGTAATTGATGAAGCAAGTAAAGCTTAAAAAATGATACTGTTTGAGTGAAACGAGTTCCAGTAATTAAGCAGTTAGTTTTAACTGCTATAATTACTGAGATGCAACAGTGAAACTGTTGTAATCCTTTGTTTCTTCTTTACTTTT
Above is a window of Fusobacterium varium DNA encoding:
- the selU gene encoding tRNA 2-selenouridine synthase yields the protein MNTIAYSELLKLDNYTLVDVRTPKEFESEPIPNAINIPVLLNDERAIVGTAYVQQSKEIAKELGINFISKRLPEIFKQVQGLSSKNKKIVFFCARGGMRSGTMCSLFQALGYKCMKLEGGYKAYREFVYKSIPVLNEKFKYVIIHGRTGIGKTKILAKLHEMGYPVLNLEKIADHKGSHFGAIGEKRKQSQKRFETKLYEFLVSNDKGYILAESESKRIGNIYIPDSVYNSLVSGYHLIAETTPEHRIEILMEDYADAPEEALRECIMRISRYTSKKNIESYLELLENKKLPELAAELIKEYYDPLYQKSIDKYQFNHKIQYSTTDEGVEKVIEFLREKEFI